A single genomic interval of Dyella sp. GSA-30 harbors:
- the trpE gene encoding anthranilate synthase component I, giving the protein MISRDEFDALVAQGHTRIPLVREVFSDLDTPLSVYMKLADGPYTFLFESVEGGATWGRYSMIGLPARRVYRLRGHELEVEDAGEIVERRHLEDPLAEIEKLRLQFDVPRLPQLPVFSGGLVGYFGFETIGYIEPRLAQWDRPDELGTPDVLLMLAEEVAVFDNLKGRLYLIVHADPTQPQAYAQAQRRLDALVYRLRQGGSAYPQQTQSVALDESDFKSSFTRDEFEAVVERAKEYIRAGEVFQVVPSQRLSVGFNARPVDVYRALRAMNPSPYMYFVDLGDTQIVGSSPEILARLKEGKVVVRPIAGTRKRGATEAEDKALEADLLADPKERAEHVMLIDLGRNDVGRISETGTVEVTESFVIERYSHVMHIVSEVQGTFRQDMSYMDVLKATFPAGTVSGAPKIRALEIIQELEPYKRNIYAGAIGWIGWWGDADTAIAIRTAVIQDGRLHVQAGAGIVYDSDPAAEWEETMNKGRALFRAVAQAAKGL; this is encoded by the coding sequence GTGATTTCCCGAGACGAATTCGACGCGCTGGTGGCGCAGGGGCATACCCGCATTCCGCTGGTGCGCGAGGTTTTCTCCGACCTCGATACCCCGCTGTCGGTGTACATGAAGCTGGCCGATGGCCCGTATACCTTCCTGTTCGAATCGGTCGAGGGCGGCGCCACGTGGGGACGCTATTCGATGATCGGTTTGCCGGCGCGTCGGGTATATCGCCTGCGCGGGCATGAGCTGGAAGTGGAAGACGCCGGCGAGATCGTCGAGCGCCGGCACCTTGAAGACCCGCTCGCCGAAATCGAAAAACTGCGCCTGCAGTTCGACGTGCCGCGCTTACCACAGTTGCCGGTATTCAGCGGCGGCTTGGTCGGCTACTTCGGTTTCGAGACGATCGGCTATATCGAGCCGCGCCTGGCGCAATGGGATCGACCCGACGAGCTGGGCACGCCCGATGTGCTGCTGATGCTGGCCGAAGAAGTGGCGGTGTTCGACAACCTCAAGGGTCGCCTCTACCTGATCGTGCATGCCGATCCGACCCAGCCGCAGGCCTACGCACAAGCGCAGCGCCGACTCGATGCGCTGGTTTACCGCCTGCGCCAGGGTGGCTCGGCCTATCCGCAGCAGACCCAGTCGGTGGCACTGGACGAAAGCGATTTCAAATCCTCGTTCACGCGCGACGAATTCGAAGCCGTGGTCGAGCGTGCCAAGGAATACATCCGCGCGGGCGAAGTGTTCCAGGTGGTGCCTTCGCAGCGTCTGAGCGTCGGTTTCAATGCACGCCCGGTGGATGTCTATCGTGCGTTGCGCGCGATGAACCCGTCGCCTTACATGTATTTCGTCGATCTGGGCGATACACAGATCGTCGGCTCCTCGCCCGAGATTCTGGCGCGTCTGAAGGAAGGCAAGGTGGTGGTTCGACCGATCGCCGGCACGCGCAAGCGCGGCGCGACCGAGGCCGAAGACAAGGCACTGGAAGCGGATCTGCTGGCCGATCCGAAAGAGCGCGCCGAACACGTCATGCTGATCGACCTGGGCCGCAACGATGTGGGTCGCATCAGCGAGACCGGCACGGTGGAAGTAACCGAGTCGTTCGTGATCGAACGTTATTCGCACGTCATGCATATCGTTTCCGAAGTGCAGGGCACGTTCCGTCAGGACATGAGCTATATGGACGTGCTCAAGGCGACATTCCCCGCCGGTACCGTGAGCGGCGCGCCGAAGATTCGTGCATTGGAAATCATCCAGGAACTCGAGCCCTACAAGCGCAATATCTACGCCGGCGCGATCGGTTGGATCGGCTGGTGGGGCGATGCCGACACGGCAATTGCCATTCGTACTGCGGTTATCCAGGATGGCCGCCTGCATGTGCAGGCGGGTGCCGGCATCGTCTACGACTCCGATCCGGCGGCAGAATGGGAAGAAACCATGAACAAGGGACGCGCGCTGTTCCGCGCCGTGGCACAAGCGGCCAAGGGCCTATGA
- a CDS encoding DUF819 family protein, with amino-acid sequence MIQTVWPYLALMLLAAGLFPALERRYNWRLFQVFPPIVLTYLGVTALAVVGLWQVNDAIRAAQATIVAQLVPALLFLLMINCDLRAILALGPRVLAVFTCTAISLFAAFVLVFLAFRHWLPGSAWQPLAALSGSWMGGTANMIAVKQAIGMPDSQLTFSLLTDALCYSMWVAVLFGVARFAPAFNRWTRARSSAEMVVAPTRTHGPATPDGVLLWLGLALAVAAGSAWLGERLPASGMVSASTWTILLATAAGLVAGMTPLVRFPGANVISSAMLISVVAVLASQSNFSGIGDAPIYLICGICIIAVHAVLLALFARLFHFDLYLCGISSLAHIGGVAATPVLAASYARSLVPVGVLLALLGYILGTGFGLLVAQVLSALANG; translated from the coding sequence GTGATTCAGACCGTTTGGCCTTACCTGGCCCTGATGTTGCTGGCCGCCGGCTTGTTTCCTGCGCTGGAGCGGCGTTACAACTGGCGACTGTTCCAGGTGTTTCCGCCGATCGTACTGACCTATCTGGGCGTGACGGCGCTCGCGGTGGTCGGGCTTTGGCAGGTCAACGACGCCATTCGTGCGGCGCAGGCGACCATCGTCGCGCAACTGGTTCCCGCGCTGCTGTTCCTGTTGATGATCAACTGCGATCTGCGCGCCATTCTTGCGCTGGGACCGCGCGTACTTGCGGTGTTCACCTGCACCGCGATCAGTCTGTTTGCGGCATTCGTGCTGGTTTTTCTCGCTTTCAGGCACTGGCTGCCGGGTAGCGCGTGGCAGCCGTTGGCGGCGCTTTCCGGAAGCTGGATGGGCGGCACCGCGAACATGATCGCGGTGAAGCAGGCCATCGGCATGCCCGATTCGCAGCTCACGTTCTCATTGCTCACCGATGCCTTGTGCTACTCGATGTGGGTGGCCGTGTTGTTCGGCGTGGCACGCTTCGCACCGGCTTTCAATCGTTGGACGCGCGCACGTTCCAGCGCGGAGATGGTGGTGGCGCCGACGCGCACGCACGGCCCGGCCACGCCCGATGGCGTCTTGCTGTGGCTCGGCCTGGCGCTGGCCGTGGCAGCGGGCTCGGCGTGGCTCGGTGAGCGGCTTCCTGCGTCGGGCATGGTGTCGGCCTCGACCTGGACGATCCTGCTGGCGACAGCCGCGGGGTTGGTGGCCGGCATGACGCCGCTGGTGCGCTTTCCCGGTGCCAATGTGATTTCCAGCGCCATGCTGATCAGCGTTGTTGCCGTGCTTGCTTCGCAAAGCAACTTCAGCGGTATCGGCGATGCGCCGATCTATCTGATCTGCGGTATCTGCATCATTGCGGTGCATGCCGTGCTGCTTGCGTTGTTTGCACGCCTGTTTCATTTCGATCTCTATCTATGCGGCATTTCCTCGCTGGCGCACATCGGTGGTGTTGCCGCCACGCCGGTCCTGGCAGCATCGTACGCGCGCAGTCTGGTGCCGGTGGGTGTATTGCTGGCCTTGCTCGGCTATATCCTGGGTACCGGTTTTGGTTTATTAGTGGCGCAGGTGCTGAGCGCGCTGGCAAACGGATGA
- a CDS encoding SH3 domain-containing protein, with protein sequence MNIFKHTYGMLLASLLAVIPCFAQALDAPTSPVAIMAAHPERLSPEFWVRRASHADRLMMSDEARRAQNARLLRSDPSMHDLATFPATLTGAQIRAWIGQRSIVPSGVLYDEHGQSIPENQRNSWVDSLALDRIPDEQAARYGLVVQRAPLRTFPTDTRVFNRLGDTDIDRFQETAEFPGTPVVIAHASGDGQWLFVISPRYAAWVRERYVAEGTRSVVLGYAAASPARVMTGATVRTVYTPEQPALSQLELDMGSRFPLSQRAVSDEPVNGQHAYTSHVLQMPFRDRDGQLTLADALLPRSADSASDYLPMTPANLIRQSFKFLGERYGWGHDYDGRDCSGFTSEVYRSLGVELPRNTGDQAHSPALNGRAFSVADTHEARMRAVMSLQIGDLIYIPGHVMMVIGRIDGQPYVIHDTAGVSYRDADGQVKRIKLNEVSVTPFLPLLSDDGTPYVDRITDIVSMHRAP encoded by the coding sequence ATGAATATCTTCAAGCATACGTATGGAATGCTGCTGGCCTCACTGCTGGCTGTGATCCCTTGCTTTGCCCAGGCGCTGGACGCGCCGACGTCGCCAGTGGCCATTATGGCCGCTCATCCCGAGCGACTGTCACCAGAGTTCTGGGTACGCCGCGCAAGTCACGCCGATCGCCTGATGATGAGCGACGAGGCGCGTCGTGCACAGAACGCGCGTCTGCTCCGCTCCGATCCAAGCATGCACGACTTGGCCACATTCCCGGCCACGCTGACCGGCGCGCAGATCAGGGCGTGGATCGGGCAACGTTCGATAGTGCCAAGCGGCGTGTTGTACGACGAGCATGGCCAGTCCATCCCGGAAAATCAACGTAACAGTTGGGTGGACAGTCTCGCGCTGGATCGCATTCCTGACGAGCAAGCCGCGCGATATGGCCTGGTGGTCCAGCGTGCACCGCTGCGCACGTTTCCGACGGACACGCGAGTCTTCAATCGGCTGGGCGATACGGATATCGATCGCTTCCAGGAGACGGCTGAGTTTCCCGGAACACCAGTAGTGATTGCGCACGCCAGCGGCGATGGCCAATGGCTGTTCGTAATCAGCCCGCGTTATGCGGCCTGGGTACGTGAGCGCTACGTTGCCGAAGGAACCAGGAGTGTGGTGCTCGGATATGCTGCCGCATCGCCGGCACGCGTGATGACCGGGGCGACAGTGCGAACCGTGTACACACCCGAGCAGCCGGCGTTATCGCAACTGGAGCTCGACATGGGCTCACGTTTTCCACTCAGTCAGCGTGCGGTTTCGGACGAACCCGTCAACGGTCAGCACGCCTACACCAGCCATGTGTTGCAGATGCCGTTTCGCGATCGCGATGGTCAACTTACCCTGGCCGATGCACTGCTGCCACGCAGCGCCGATAGTGCGTCGGACTATCTGCCGATGACACCGGCTAACCTGATTCGCCAAAGCTTCAAGTTTCTCGGTGAACGTTACGGCTGGGGTCATGACTACGATGGCCGCGACTGCAGCGGTTTCACCTCGGAGGTCTATCGCAGTCTCGGTGTCGAGCTGCCGCGCAATACCGGCGATCAGGCGCACAGCCCGGCGCTGAACGGGCGGGCCTTCTCGGTGGCAGACACGCATGAGGCGCGAATGCGCGCGGTGATGTCGCTGCAGATCGGGGACCTGATCTATATCCCTGGGCATGTGATGATGGTGATCGGCCGTATCGACGGCCAGCCCTATGTCATTCACGACACGGCAGGCGTCAGCTACCGCGATGCCGATGGGCAGGTGAAACGCATCAAGCTCAACGAGGTTTCCGTCACGCCCTTTTTGCCCCTGCTATCGGACGACGGTACGCCGTATGTCGACCGCATCACCGATATCGTAAGCATGCATCGCGCGCCATGA
- a CDS encoding dipeptide epimerase: MKVVEIKLAMLRLPLRTPFKTALRTVEQLEDIVVQVRTDTGHVGYGEAPPTAAITGETHASLKEAIGHYIAPRLLGHEIEDIDGLSQAVQGAIAKNTSAKAAVDMALYDLYAQLHGVPLYHLLGGNETPLISDITISVGDIDTMVADSIQAIARGFMALKIKLGKHADTDIERVLAIHAAVGDRASLRLDANQGWTAQQTVHMLETLERAGVLPELIEQPVPAHDIDGLRYIVERVETPVMADESAFGPEEVRSLLTQRAADIINIKLMKAGGIARALRMADIAAEFGVPCMMGCMLESGISVTAAAHVAAARPDTITLIDLDGPALCAVNPLDGGVGFDGAHIDLPHTPGLGIRAVRHLEWL; encoded by the coding sequence ATGAAGGTCGTAGAGATAAAACTGGCGATGTTGCGGCTGCCGCTGCGTACCCCATTCAAGACCGCCCTGCGCACCGTCGAGCAACTGGAAGATATCGTCGTGCAGGTGCGTACCGATACCGGCCACGTCGGCTATGGCGAGGCACCGCCTACTGCAGCCATAACGGGTGAGACGCATGCCTCCTTGAAAGAGGCCATTGGCCACTACATCGCCCCGCGCTTGCTCGGCCACGAGATCGAAGACATCGATGGCCTGTCGCAAGCCGTGCAAGGCGCCATCGCCAAGAACACCAGTGCGAAGGCCGCCGTCGACATGGCCTTGTACGACCTGTATGCGCAGCTTCACGGTGTGCCGCTTTATCACCTGCTCGGTGGCAACGAGACGCCTTTGATCAGCGATATCACCATCAGTGTTGGCGACATCGACACGATGGTTGCCGATTCGATCCAGGCCATCGCACGCGGCTTCATGGCATTGAAGATCAAGCTCGGCAAGCATGCCGACACGGATATCGAGCGCGTGCTCGCCATCCATGCCGCCGTTGGCGATCGCGCATCGCTGCGCCTGGATGCCAACCAGGGCTGGACCGCGCAGCAGACGGTGCACATGCTGGAGACGCTCGAGCGTGCGGGGGTGCTGCCCGAGCTGATCGAGCAGCCGGTTCCGGCACATGACATCGATGGGCTTCGTTACATTGTCGAGCGAGTCGAGACACCGGTCATGGCGGACGAAAGCGCCTTCGGGCCCGAAGAAGTGCGGTCACTGCTGACCCAGCGCGCCGCCGATATTATCAACATCAAGCTGATGAAAGCCGGCGGCATCGCACGCGCCTTGCGTATGGCCGATATCGCCGCAGAGTTTGGTGTGCCGTGCATGATGGGCTGCATGCTGGAAAGCGGTATCAGTGTCACTGCGGCGGCCCATGTCGCCGCGGCGCGACCGGACACCATCACGCTGATCGATCTGGATGGGCCCGCGCTATGCGCGGTGAATCCGCTGGATGGCGGCGTGGGATTCGACGGTGCCCACATCGACTTGCCGCATACGCCGGGGCTGGGCATTCGCGCAGTCCGCCATCTGGAGTGGCTATGA
- a CDS encoding ATP-binding protein produces MSLRRKLLLVALCTLALPVAGWLYVRQMEELLRSGQAQALTASAGAVARSVVLGGELPTTGQKVWYVQNAPTPITVDGYGDDWAPMTPWSQPLGSRAKLLLAEDDRWLYFYLDVRSTRRTRADSGDANALAADHVVLTLGNDGKQRRYLIASAAPGPVTALPLDPSVDGLPDQLTVQWQEDGSGYRVEARIPRPLQQLGLGVFDAAAGDTQPLAVEERPLLSYSRQLSDELVQLVPSGVRARVLAPQGWLLAQGGHLSSAALAREQPGWFASLIYRSLLANRLDDAALWSEDAPRLELAEVQEAAHGSPASVWRQGEARGSVVLAAAVPIQRNGKVDGVLLLEQSSRAVPLLANRALFGLLLTSFGVLLVAGGILLAFATRLSLRLGRLRDAAERAQLNDGRLEGRFPMTDAEDEIGDLARSFENLLEVVGGYTDYLRTLASKLSHELNTPLAIVKSSLDNLEHALQERHAMPVEAQPYMARARDGVARLGALVRAMSEASRMERSIAAAEPEDVDLVEVVRGCADAYRPLVGARSLRCEVPETPLHLHCAPELIAQALDKLLDNALSFTPEDGWLALSLRPWSDGGADGAEIELANQGPPLPASMQGRLFDSLVSLRDKATPGDAPHLGLGLYVVRLVAERHGGNAEARNLDDGSGVTFTLRLHGMPRARL; encoded by the coding sequence ATGAGCCTGCGTCGCAAACTTTTATTGGTTGCGCTGTGCACACTGGCCTTGCCAGTGGCCGGCTGGCTGTATGTGCGGCAGATGGAAGAACTGCTGCGCAGCGGGCAGGCGCAGGCCTTGACCGCGTCGGCCGGCGCGGTCGCGCGCAGCGTGGTGCTCGGCGGTGAGTTGCCGACCACCGGGCAGAAGGTCTGGTATGTGCAGAACGCGCCGACGCCGATCACCGTCGACGGTTACGGCGACGATTGGGCGCCGATGACGCCGTGGAGCCAGCCGCTCGGTTCGCGTGCCAAGCTGTTACTGGCCGAGGACGATCGCTGGCTGTATTTCTACCTGGATGTGCGCAGTACCCGCCGAACGCGCGCCGATAGCGGCGACGCCAATGCTCTGGCCGCCGACCATGTGGTGCTGACCCTGGGCAACGACGGCAAACAGCGCCGCTATCTCATTGCCAGCGCGGCGCCCGGTCCCGTGACTGCGTTGCCGCTGGATCCGTCAGTGGACGGCCTGCCCGATCAGCTCACCGTGCAATGGCAGGAGGACGGCAGCGGTTATCGCGTCGAAGCGCGCATCCCGCGTCCTTTACAGCAGCTCGGCCTGGGCGTGTTCGATGCTGCCGCTGGCGATACACAGCCGCTCGCCGTTGAGGAACGCCCGCTGCTCAGCTACTCGCGCCAGCTTTCCGATGAACTCGTGCAATTGGTACCGAGTGGCGTACGCGCGCGCGTGCTGGCGCCGCAAGGCTGGCTGCTGGCCCAGGGCGGGCATCTTTCCAGCGCGGCACTGGCGCGCGAGCAGCCCGGCTGGTTCGCGTCGCTGATTTATCGTTCGCTGCTGGCCAACCGTCTCGATGATGCCGCGCTGTGGTCCGAAGATGCGCCACGTCTTGAGCTGGCCGAAGTGCAGGAGGCCGCCCATGGATCGCCTGCCAGCGTCTGGCGCCAGGGCGAAGCGCGCGGCAGTGTGGTGCTGGCCGCCGCGGTGCCGATTCAGCGCAACGGCAAGGTCGATGGCGTGTTGCTGCTCGAACAGTCCAGCCGTGCCGTCCCTTTGCTCGCCAACCGCGCGCTGTTCGGTTTGCTGTTGACCAGTTTCGGCGTTCTGCTGGTAGCCGGCGGCATCCTGCTCGCATTCGCTACACGGCTGAGTCTGCGCCTGGGCCGGCTGCGCGATGCCGCCGAACGCGCGCAATTGAACGATGGACGTCTGGAAGGTCGCTTCCCGATGACCGATGCGGAAGATGAAATCGGCGATCTGGCGCGCAGCTTTGAAAATCTGCTGGAGGTCGTCGGCGGCTATACCGACTATCTGCGCACCTTGGCGTCCAAGCTGTCGCACGAGCTCAACACGCCCCTGGCGATCGTCAAATCCTCGCTCGACAACCTCGAGCACGCCTTGCAGGAGCGCCATGCAATGCCGGTCGAGGCACAGCCGTATATGGCGCGGGCACGTGACGGCGTCGCGCGGCTGGGCGCGCTGGTGCGCGCCATGAGCGAAGCCAGCCGGATGGAGCGTTCCATCGCCGCGGCTGAGCCCGAGGATGTCGACCTGGTCGAAGTGGTGCGGGGTTGCGCCGATGCTTATCGGCCGCTGGTGGGCGCGCGCAGCCTGCGCTGCGAGGTGCCCGAGACGCCGTTACATTTGCACTGCGCGCCGGAACTGATCGCGCAGGCGTTGGACAAATTGCTGGACAACGCCCTGTCGTTCACGCCCGAGGACGGCTGGCTGGCGCTCAGCCTGCGCCCATGGAGCGACGGCGGTGCGGATGGCGCGGAGATCGAACTGGCCAACCAGGGCCCGCCGCTGCCCGCGTCGATGCAGGGCCGCCTGTTCGATTCGCTGGTCAGCCTGCGCGACAAAGCCACCCCGGGCGATGCGCCGCATCTGGGGCTCGGGCTGTATGTGGTGCGCCTGGTGGCCGAGCGACACGGTGGCAATGCCGAGGCGCGCAACCTGGATGATGGGAGCGGCGTGACTTTCACACTGCGTCTGCATGGCATGCCGCGCGCGAGACTTTAA
- a CDS encoding S8 family peptidase, whose protein sequence is MKSFHSIRFSVLAASLALAIPSIQAADAPQIAVAKMTAIASQSTLNYNRFIVTYRDGTRERSNSGAALQNVNAAVGRAGLDRATRSASGQALASLTLSHQRKLATGSELVRSSRKLSASEANTLMQQIAADPAVAHVEPDVMMHAVRDIAAPAALASKAAVTPQTFTPNDPLYAQYQWHFSNATGGANINNAWDLADGNGVTVAVLDTGITQHPDIDLSLADAGYDFISDAFVSGRDTDDRVAGGWDLGDWTTGDAYAECRNVGDPGDDSSWHGTHVSGTVAELTDNGVGMAGVAHHARVLPVRVLGHCGGYTSDIADAIVWASGGHVDGVPDNQNPAQVINMSLGGGGSCTASSVTGQAIAGAISRGTTVVVAAGNSNADVSQFSPASCPGVIAVASNGITGKRAYYSNYGSGVTISAPGGGVYPNDGSSGTPTNDGFVWSAINAGTTTPGNATYGGMAGTSQATPHVAGTVALILSATREAGLATPSPDTIRSLLTTTARPFPAAPDQPVGAGIVNAYAAVNSALGNDNGGGDEPVIALTRGSVLGSQTGGTGASLLYSIDVPAGARSLNIRSFGGTGDATLYVKAGAAPGRLGEGADFTSDKPGNSEAVVVSNPQATTYYVRVLAKNAFSNVSVMATYTAP, encoded by the coding sequence ATGAAGTCGTTTCACTCCATCCGTTTTAGCGTTCTGGCCGCGTCGCTGGCTTTGGCCATTCCCTCTATTCAGGCTGCTGATGCGCCGCAGATTGCCGTAGCAAAGATGACGGCGATTGCCTCGCAGTCAACGCTGAACTACAACCGTTTCATCGTCACGTATCGCGATGGCACACGTGAGCGCAGCAACTCGGGTGCTGCCTTGCAGAACGTCAATGCTGCTGTGGGTCGCGCCGGTCTTGACCGGGCCACGCGCAGTGCAAGCGGCCAGGCGCTGGCGTCATTGACGCTGTCGCATCAGCGCAAGCTGGCCACCGGTTCCGAACTGGTGCGTTCGTCGCGCAAGCTCAGCGCGAGCGAGGCCAATACCTTGATGCAACAGATTGCCGCCGATCCGGCGGTTGCCCACGTCGAGCCGGATGTGATGATGCATGCCGTGCGCGATATCGCCGCGCCGGCCGCACTCGCATCGAAGGCCGCTGTGACGCCACAGACATTCACGCCTAACGATCCGCTCTACGCGCAGTACCAATGGCATTTCAGCAATGCGACCGGTGGCGCCAACATCAATAACGCCTGGGATCTGGCCGATGGCAACGGCGTGACCGTTGCGGTCCTCGATACCGGCATCACGCAGCATCCGGACATCGACTTGTCCCTCGCCGATGCTGGTTACGATTTCATCAGCGATGCCTTCGTTTCCGGACGTGACACCGACGATCGCGTGGCCGGTGGTTGGGATCTGGGTGACTGGACGACCGGAGACGCCTACGCGGAATGCCGCAATGTCGGCGATCCCGGTGACGACAGCTCCTGGCACGGCACGCACGTGTCGGGCACGGTAGCCGAACTGACCGATAACGGTGTCGGTATGGCCGGTGTCGCACACCATGCCAGGGTGTTGCCGGTGCGTGTGCTTGGTCATTGCGGCGGCTATACCTCCGATATCGCCGATGCGATCGTGTGGGCCTCGGGCGGTCATGTCGATGGCGTGCCGGATAACCAGAACCCGGCACAAGTCATCAATATGAGCCTGGGCGGCGGCGGGTCGTGCACTGCCAGCAGCGTCACCGGGCAGGCGATTGCTGGTGCGATCAGCCGGGGTACGACCGTGGTGGTCGCCGCCGGTAACAGCAACGCAGACGTATCGCAGTTTTCGCCGGCAAGTTGCCCGGGCGTCATTGCGGTGGCATCCAACGGCATTACCGGCAAGCGCGCGTACTACTCGAACTACGGATCGGGCGTAACGATTTCCGCGCCCGGCGGCGGTGTCTATCCGAATGACGGCAGCAGCGGCACACCGACCAATGATGGTTTCGTATGGTCGGCGATCAATGCCGGTACGACGACACCGGGCAATGCAACTTATGGCGGTATGGCCGGTACCTCGCAGGCTACGCCGCATGTTGCAGGCACGGTGGCCCTGATCCTCAGCGCGACCAGGGAAGCCGGGCTGGCCACGCCATCGCCCGATACGATCAGGAGCTTGTTGACCACCACCGCGCGCCCCTTCCCGGCGGCGCCTGACCAGCCGGTGGGCGCGGGTATCGTCAACGCGTATGCCGCCGTCAACAGTGCGTTGGGCAACGACAACGGTGGCGGTGACGAACCGGTGATTGCGTTGACGCGCGGCAGCGTGTTGGGCAGCCAGACCGGTGGCACCGGTGCAAGCTTGCTGTACTCCATCGACGTGCCGGCCGGCGCACGCAGCCTCAATATCCGCAGCTTCGGCGGTACCGGCGATGCGACGCTGTACGTGAAGGCGGGCGCGGCGCCCGGCAGGCTTGGCGAAGGCGCCGACTTCACGTCGGACAAGCCGGGTAACAGCGAGGCGGTGGTGGTGAGCAATCCGCAGGCAACGACGTACTACGTCCGTGTTCTGGCCAAGAATGCGTTCAGCAATGTATCGGTGATGGCTACCTATACGGCGCCCTGA
- the pdsR gene encoding proteobacterial dedicated sortase system response regulator: MGRSIAIVEDEPLIRANYVEALHRFGYDTRGYGSRQEASTAFAMRLPELVIIDIGLGDEPEGGFDLCRELRAKSATLPIIFLTARDSDFDVISGLRLGADDYLSKDTSLHQLAARIAALFRRIESLKAPASSETVIEHGPLKLESERMRITWGDVEIPLTVTEFWMVHTLVRFPGHVKNRDQLMREAELVVDDATITSHIKRIRKKFNAIAPEFDAIETVHGVGYRWRP, from the coding sequence ATGGGCCGCAGCATTGCCATCGTCGAAGACGAACCCCTGATCCGCGCCAACTACGTCGAGGCATTGCATCGCTTCGGCTACGACACGCGTGGTTACGGTTCGCGCCAGGAGGCTTCGACCGCCTTCGCCATGCGCCTGCCCGAGCTGGTGATCATTGATATCGGCCTGGGCGACGAGCCCGAGGGCGGTTTCGATCTTTGCCGCGAGCTGCGCGCCAAGTCGGCCACCTTGCCGATCATCTTTCTGACCGCACGCGATTCCGATTTCGACGTGATCTCCGGCCTGCGCCTGGGCGCGGACGACTACCTGAGCAAAGACACCAGCCTGCACCAGCTGGCCGCGCGCATTGCGGCGTTGTTCCGTCGCATCGAGTCGTTGAAGGCGCCAGCCTCCAGCGAGACGGTGATCGAGCACGGTCCGCTCAAGCTCGAATCCGAGCGCATGCGCATCACCTGGGGCGATGTCGAGATCCCGCTTACGGTGACCGAATTCTGGATGGTGCACACGCTGGTGCGCTTCCCCGGCCACGTGAAAAATCGCGACCAGCTCATGCGCGAAGCCGAGCTGGTGGTCGACGACGCCACCATCACCTCGCACATCAAGCGCATCCGCAAGAAATTCAATGCGATCGCGCCGGAGTTCGATGCGATCGAAACCGTGCACGGCGTGGGCTACCGGTGGCGGCCATGA
- a CDS encoding alpha/beta hydrolase: MLRLLVAGLVLAMAAATVHADDTPKVAPLGARLEHYDYPYPVHWFDVHSQGHDLQMAYMDLQPAKSNGQAIVLLHGKNFCAPYWTATAERLRDQGYRVIVPDQIGFCKSSKPRDYQYSFHQLAANTHGLLQSLGIDKSIVVAHSMGGMVGTRYALMFPDAVQKLVLVDPIGLEDWKAKGVPWRSVDDWYKNELKTSYATIKAYQLKSYYDNHWKPQYDRWVLLQAGMYEGDGRDTAAWAGALTYDMIYTQPVVHELPNINVATVLIIGQADRTAIGRDIAPPAVAAKLGDYVALGKEAARAIPGARLIPLDGLGHAPMLEAPERFYPALDDALGR, translated from the coding sequence ATGCTTCGCCTCCTCGTCGCCGGGCTTGTGCTCGCTATGGCAGCCGCCACCGTCCATGCAGACGACACGCCCAAGGTCGCGCCGCTGGGCGCTCGCCTGGAGCACTACGACTATCCCTACCCCGTGCATTGGTTCGATGTGCACAGCCAGGGTCACGATTTGCAGATGGCCTATATGGACCTGCAACCGGCCAAGTCGAACGGCCAGGCGATCGTGCTCCTGCACGGCAAGAATTTCTGCGCACCCTACTGGACGGCGACCGCCGAACGGCTGCGCGACCAGGGCTATCGGGTGATCGTTCCGGACCAGATCGGCTTCTGCAAATCGTCCAAACCACGCGACTACCAGTACAGCTTTCATCAGCTCGCCGCCAATACGCATGGACTGTTGCAAAGCCTGGGTATCGACAAGAGCATCGTCGTTGCGCACTCGATGGGCGGCATGGTCGGCACGCGCTACGCGCTGATGTTTCCCGATGCGGTGCAAAAGCTGGTGCTGGTCGACCCGATCGGCCTGGAAGACTGGAAGGCCAAGGGCGTGCCGTGGCGCAGCGTCGACGACTGGTACAAGAACGAGCTGAAAACCAGCTACGCGACGATCAAGGCGTATCAGCTGAAGAGTTACTACGACAATCACTGGAAGCCGCAGTACGACCGCTGGGTGTTGTTGCAGGCCGGCATGTACGAAGGCGATGGCCGCGATACTGCTGCCTGGGCCGGTGCGCTGACCTACGACATGATCTATACCCAGCCGGTGGTGCACGAGTTGCCGAACATCAACGTGGCTACGGTGCTGATCATCGGTCAGGCCGATCGCACGGCTATTGGCCGGGACATCGCGCCGCCCGCTGTTGCGGCGAAGCTTGGCGACTACGTTGCGCTAGGTAAGGAGGCGGCCAGGGCGATTCCTGGTGCGCGGCTGATCCCGCTGGATGGTCTGGGGCACGCGCCGATGCTTGAGGCGCCGGAGCGGTTTTATCCGGCGTTGGATGATGCGTTGGGGCGTTGA